From the Sphingomonas sabuli genome, the window CGATCGTCGAGGGGGCGGAAGGCCGCGGCCTCGAATTGCCGGCAAGCCAGGATTTCGAATCCCACACCGGCCGGGGCGTCAGCGGGATCGTCGAGGGCCGTCAGGCAGCGCTAGGCAACGCCGCAATGATGGCCGAGCGGGGCATCGACGCCGCCATTCTCGACCGCCAGGCGGACGAGCATCGCGGACAGGGACAGGGCGTGATGTTCGTCGCCATCGACGGCGCGCTCGCCGGCCTCGTCATCGTCGCCGACCCGGTGAAGGACAGCGCCGCCCAGGCTATCGCCGAACTCCATCGCGACGGGATCCGGATCGTCATGCTGACTGGCGACAATAGGCGCACCGCAGAAACCGTCGCTCGGGCCGTGGGGATCGACGAAGTGATGGCCGAGGTCCTGCCCGACCAGAAGCAGGCGAAGGTCCAGGCGCTCAGGAGCGAGGGCCGCCGCGTGGCGATGGCCGGCGACGGGATCAATGACGCGCCGGCGCTTGCCGCCGCCGACGTTGGAATTGCGATGGGGACCGGGACGGACGTGGCGATGGAAAGCGCCGCCGTTACCCTGGTCAAGGGCGACCTCGGCGGGATCGTCCGCGCCCGCCGCCTCAGCCGGGCGGTGATGCGCAACATTCGCCAGAATCTGTTTTTCGCCTTCGTCTTCAACGCCGCCGGCGTCCCGATTGCGGCTGGCGTGCTCTACCCTTGGTTCGGGATCCTGCTCTCGCCCATCATCGCCGGAGCGGCGATGGCATTGAGCTCGGTCACCGTGATCGGCAATTCGCTTCGGCTCCGAACGGTGCGGTTGTGAACATCGGCCAGGCTTCGGCCCAGTCGGGCGTCAGCCAGCGGATGATCCGCCACTATGAGAAAATCGGCCTGATCCCGGCGCCGGCGCGCCGCGGCTCGGGCTATCGCGATTATGGCGACAAGGATGTCCACACCCTGCGCTTCATCGGCCGCGCCCGCGATCTCGGCTTCCCGATCGAGGAGATCGGCAAGCTGCTGGCGCTTTGGCAAGACCGGAGCCGGGCAAGCGCGGATGTCAAAGCGCTCGCTACCGCACGGGCCGAGGAACTGAAACGCAAGGAGCGCGCAATTCATGCGATGCGCCGGTCGCTCGAAGCCCTCGCCGGCAGCTGCCATGGCGACGACCGGCCGGATTGCCCGATCCTGGACGACCTTGAGTCCGGCCAGTGATTGGCCGCTACGATCGCCGCCCGGGGGCAAGTCCGGTTGAAAGGCCAGGCAAAGCGGTCCATATGCCGCCTGTGAGAATCTCGCGGCTTTTTGCGATCCTGATCGCTTTTGCGATGCTGTTCGCGCCGCTCGCCATGCGAAGCGGCGCGGCGATGGCGATGGCTCCTGCGGACCATCATGCGCAGATGACCGACAAGGGCCATTGCGGTGAGCAATCGGGCAAGAGCAAGGACGGCAAGTCGGTTGAGAAGAACTGCTGCGCGGCAATGTGCACCGGAGTGGCTACAACTGCCATGGCCTCGCTCGAGCCGCACAGCTTCCACGGCCAGGTCGATCGTCCGGCCCCGAGCCAGTTCCATCACGGCTTCCTCGCCGAGCTTCCAACACCGCCTCCACGGCTTTCGTGAACATCGACCACAACCGATTTCACGAAAGGTATGACATGAACAAGATCCTGACCGCGATCGCTCTTTCGATCGCCCTCCCGGCTGTGGCACATGCCCAGGCGGCCCCTGCTCCAGCGCCAAAAATGGACTGCTGCAAGAAGATGAAGGCCGAAGGCAAGGAATGCTGCTGCAAGGACATGGCCAAGATGGACCATGGCAAGCACGACATGAAGGCCGGGGCGGACCCCCACGCCGGCCATGACATGTCGACGATGGCGCAGCCCGCCTCTCATTCGAACCATTAATTAGCCTGACTGAAGGCCGGCGGCTCCCGCTCGGGGCCGCCGGCCCGACGTTCGCTTGTGGTGGCTATCCAAGGAACATCCATGTCCAATTCGCTTGCGCTCCAGCGGCGCACCTTCCTTCGCGCGGCTGCGCTTGGCGGCGCCGGCGCCGGCCTCGCCGGGATCATGCCCGCCTGGGCCCAGCCCGTTTCCGCGGGCCTCGTCCGTCCCCTGCCGACGGTCAGCGGCACCGACATCGCCCTCACCATCGGCAAGGTGGCGGTCCGGGTCGACGGCAAGGTCAGCCGCGCGGTCGGGGTCAATGGCACCGTGCCCGCACCTTTGGTCCGGCTCAAGGAAGGCCAGAAGGTCCGGCTCCGCGTCCAGAATACGCTCGACGAGGAAAGCTCGATTCACTGGCACGGCTTGCTGGTGCCGTTCGCCATGGACGGCGTGCCGGGCATCAGCTTTCCCGGGATCATGCCCCGGTCGACCTTCGAGTATGAGTTCGAGGTCATCCAGTCGGGCACGTACTGGTATCACAGCCACTCAGCCTACCAGGAAGAAGACGGACTCTACGGCCCGATCGTGATCGATCCGGCCGGCGCCGACCCGGTCGCTTACGACCGCGAGCATGTGCTGGTCCTGTCCGACCACAGCCCGATGACCGGCGCTACGATCTACAAGAAACTGAAACAGATGGGCGGCGGCTATTTCAACATGCAGCGCCTGACCCTGTCGGGCCAGCTTGCCGGCCGCGACCTCACGGCAAGCGAACGACGCGACTGGGCCAAGATGCGGATGGACCCGGCGGACATTTCCGACGTCACCGGCTCGACTTATGATTTCACGGTCAACGGCTTTGGTCCGTTCGACAATTGGACCGGCCTGTTTCGAGCCGGCGAGCGCGTCCGCCTGAGGATCATCAACGCCGCTGCCCAGACCAATTTTAACGTCCGCATTCCAGGCCTCGCAATGACCGTCGTCCAGGCCGACGGGCAGAATGTCCGGCCGGTCACTGTCGACGAGTTCCAGATCGGCGTTGCCGAGACCTATGACGTCGTTGTCACCCCCGAGGACCGGGCCTATTCCTTCGTCAGCGAGGCGATCGACCGCTCCGGCCTTGGCCGGGCCACGCTGGCGCCGCGCGAGGGCATGTCCGCTCCCGTCCCGCCGCTCCGGCCCCGGCCGGTCCTGACCATGAAGGATATGGGGATGGACATGGGAGGCATGGACCATGGCGGCATGGCCGGCATGGACATGCCCAACTCGCCCAATCCGGCGGCGGTCCGGGGCGTCGATCCGTCGGCCGAGCAGAATGCGTCGCGCAACCTGTGGAAGCTGACCGGCTGGACCGGCCCGGCAACGACCGGCGTTGCCGGTACCATCGCCGCCGGGATGGCCGGAACGGATCATAGCGCGATGGGTCACGGCGCGGCACCTGCCCCGACTCCCGTCGATCATGCGGCCATGGGTCATGGCGCCCCGGCCGGCACCGCCGCTCCAGGCGGCTCGATGGCCGGAATGGACCATGGCGCCGGCGGCATGGCTCACAACATGCGCGATTTCAGCAAGGCGCCCCAGGTCGACAAGAATCCCGGCGTCCAGTCGATCTCGCCGATGCCAACCGACCGCACCGGCGAGCCTCCCGTCGGCCTCGAGGGCCTCGGCCATCGGGTCCTGCTGTACCGCGACCTCGTCGCCCTCAACCGCAATCCGGACGTCCGCGCGCCGACCCGGCAGATGGAGATTCACCTGACCGGCAACATGGAACGCTACATGTGGTCGTTCGACGGCGTGAAGATGAGCGAACCCGCCGAGCCGATTCCGTTCCGGCTCAACGAGCGAGTGCGCGTGACCCTGGTCAACGACACGATGATGCCGCACCCGATCCACCTCCACGGCCATTTTTTCGAGCTGGTCACGGGGCACGGCGCCAATGGCCCACGAAAGCATACCGTCAACGTCCCGCCCGGCGGCAAGATGACCTTCGACGTCACCGCTGACGCCTCCGGCGACTGGGCATTCCACTGCCACAATCTCTATCACATGACCGCCGGCATGATGCGCGTCGTCACGGTCCGCCCAATGACTGGAGACGCACAATGACCCCGCCTCTCAAGCTGGCGCTGCTCGCTGCGGCTGCCGCAGCCATCCCGGCCACCCCGGCAGTGGCGCAGCACCAGGGGCATGCGGCGCAGCCCAAACCTGCCGCTCCGGCGCAGCCCGTCTGCCTCCCCGAGCATGCCGCAATGGGGCACTGCACCCTGGCTCCAGCGCAAAAGCCGGAACAACCCAAGCCCACCGCTCCGGCGCAGCCCGTCTGCCTGCCCGAACATGCGGCGATGGGCCATTGTACTTTGGCTCCAGCCCCTGGGCCGGCGCAGCCCAAGCCCGCCACCCCGGCGCAACCCATCTGCCTACCCGAACATGCGGCGATGGGCCATTGTACTTTGGCTCCAGCCCCAGCGCCGGCGCAGCCCAAGCTCGCCGACCCAGCGCAGCCGGCCTGCCTGCCCGAACATGCGGCGATGGGGCATTGCACACTCGCACCGGCGGGTGCGGTAGCTGGCGCCGAGGGCACCGACCTTCCCGCCGGCAATGCCCCGCCGCCGCCGGTTCCAACCGCCAATGCAGCCGATGCGGTCTACGGCAGTCCGGCGATGGAAATGGGCCGGCACCATCTCAATGAGTTTCACGGCGGGCAAAAGCTCTTCCAAGTGATGGCCAACGTCGCCGAGGCTCAAATCCGGAAGGGCCGCGACGGCTTCGAATGGGACGCCGAAGGCTGGTATGGCGGCGACATCAACCGCCTGTGGCTGAAGAGCGAAGGCGAAGGCGCGTTCGGCGAAGGCCTCGAGAAGGCCGAAGTGCAGGTGCTCTACAGCCACGCGGTCGACCCATATTTCAACATCCAGGGCGGCCTTCGCTACGACTTCAAGCCCAACCCGTCGCGAGTCTATGCAACGATCGGGTTCGAAGGCCTCGCACCGAGCTTCTTTGATGTCGAAGGCGCCCTGTTCCTGTCGAACAAGGGCGAGGTGATGGCCCGTCTCGAAGGCTATTATGACCAGCGCATTACCCAGCGCCTGGTCCTCCAGCCACGCGCCGAGCTCAATTTTGCCGCTCAAAGCAGCCGGCAGATCGGCGTCGGCTCGGGCCTGTCCGACGCCGAGATCGGCGTTCGGCTGCGCTACGACATCCGCCGCGAGTTCGCCCCGTATCTCGGGATCCAGTACCGCCGCGCCTTCGGCCGAACCCGCGACTATCTGCGGGACGCGGGCGAGGATGCGGGCGGCTGGAGCTTTCTTGCCGGTGTGCGGACATGGTTCTGACGAGAAGAGGAGAATCTCGATGAAATGGCCAATCACGATCGCCGCAGCCAGCCTCGCGCTGCTCCCTGCGACCGCTTTGGCAGCGCCGGCGCGGAACGCCGACACGGCGGCAGTCATCAAGGTGCTGGGCGACTATAAGGCTGCGATCGAGCGGCTCGACGGGCGCGGCACGGAGCGTCTGTTCACTCCGGACTCGATGATCTTCGAGACGGGCGGCGCCGAGGGCAATTACGCCAATTATCTACGCCATCATCTCGGGCCGGAGCTCAAGGAATTCCGGTCGTTCAAATTCTCGAATTACAAGGTCGACGTCCGCTTCGTCGGCGGGGCGGCGGTTGCAACCGAGACTTACGGCTACCGGATTGAGACCATCAAGGGCGAGGTCGCCGAGCGGCTCGGCGTTGCCACGAGCGTTCTCAGGAAGGAGAAGGGTCGATGGAGGATCGTCATGATGCACAATAGCGCGCGCCGGCCGAAACCGTCATGAGCGCCCGGCACGCAAATAGCGCCGAGCGCCGCAACTGGATAGTGCGCCTCCTGTCGGCCTTCGCCTTCCTCTCACTGGCGCTGGCGCTGGCGGAACCGGCCACCGCGCATGAAAAGCATAAGAAGAAGCCCGAGCAGGCGCAGCAGGTCCAACGCCAGCAGCCGGCATCCGCCGGCGGGCAAGTTCCCGCGGCGGAGCATACCGGAGCCGGTCACGGCCAGGCGGGCGAAATGATGGACGGCATGGACATGGGCATGGACCGGTCCAGCATGTCCTTTGCCGAACGCCTGCTCGATTGGTTCGGGCGGCTTCATCCGATGATCGTCCATTTCCCGATCGCCTTCTTCCCGGCGGCCTTGTTCACCGCGGTCGTCGGGCGCCGGCAGCCGGCGTTCAGCGCCCCGGTGCAGTTCCTCGTGGTTGCAGGCGGAATCTTCGCCCCGATCGCCGCCATCGCCGGATGGTTCGCGGGTCTCGGCGCCGATCCCGAGGCAATCCTAACCTACCACCGCTGGCTCGGGGTCGCGATCGGACTTGCCGGAGCCGGGCTCGGCGTCTGGGCCTGGCGGCGGCCCTGGGAAGACCGCGGCGGCGGCATGATCCTCGCGCTGACGGTCATGACGGTCGCGATTGCAGTTCAGGGCTTCCTCGGCGCCGGAGTGACGCACGGGATCGAGCATTTGATGTTCTGAGGAGGACAGCAATGGAACAGGGACACAATGAACATGGCGGAATGAGCCGCCAGATGATGCACCGGCACTATCTCATGTTCGGGCTCAACATGCTGATCAGCACGGTCATCATGTATGTCGTGATGTTCGAGATGATCCGCGGTTCCGGCGAGTTCGTCCAGAACATCAACTTCTTTTATATGGCCCTGACCATGGCGATGCCGATGGGCGCGTTGATGCTGCTGATGATGGGGTCGATGTACGCCGATAAGAGGCTCAACCTCATCCTCTATGCTGCTTTGGCCCTGATCTTCATTCTCGCCTTCGCGGCGGTCCGGACGCAGGCCCTGGTCGGCGACAAACAGTTCGTCCGGTCAATGATCCCGCATCATTCGGGAGCGATCCTGATGTGCAACCAGGCTTCATTGCGCGACCCCGAAATCCGTCAGCTCTGCTTTGCGCCAACCGGCATCGTTGCCTCGCAGGAACGCGAAATCGCCCAAATGAAGACCCTCCTCAAGCGGCTCTAGCCCGCGAAACGAAAGGAAGCAGCGAGTGACCTTGACCCTTTCCCGTCGCGCCTTCGTTGGCGCTGCCGCCGGCAGCCTCGCGGCCGCGGCCTGTGGATCGCCCCGGCGCACCCCGCCCCAGGCGATGACCATCTATCGCGATCCGAGCTGCGGCTGCTGTGAGGCATGGGCCGGCATCGCCCGGCAGGCAGGCTATGAGGTGCGGGTCGTCGATCACCCGGACATGCCGGCGATCAAGCGCCGCTATGGCGTGCCCGACCGATTGCTGTCCTGCCATACGAGCGTCGTCGGGAACTACGCCGTCGAGGGTCACGTCCCGCTCGTCGATGTGAGAAGGCTTCTTAAGGCACGGCCGGCCCAGATCAAGGGTATTGCAGTGCCCGGGATGCCGATCGGTTCGCCCGGAATGGAATCGCCGGACGGGACCAGGCAGAAGTTCCAGGTAATGGCCTTCGATGGTGGCGGGCGTGTGTCCGTCTTCCGCGGCTGAGCCGATCTCAGAAGATCTGCATGATCGAATGATGCGGTCGGCGACACTTGAACCACCATGTGGGGAAGGCGTTTTACGCTCGACCGCACGCCATTCTTCAGCCGGACCTGATCCGGCGAATGAGCGACAACCAATACCATGGAGAGAAAGATGAAGAGAATGATGTTTGCCGGCGCCGCAAGCGCCCTTGTTCTGATGCTGTCGGCGTGCGGAAGCCGCGACGAGCCCGCGAACAATGTCGCGGCCGGCCATGACATGAACGCCATGGCGGACAGCGGCCCCTTCGCCGATTCGGAAATGAAGATGGACCAGGCGATGACCGCGGCGGTCGGAGTCAATGCGGCGGACAGTTGGGTGCGCAAGATGATCGAGCATCACAAGGGCGCGATCGACATGTCGCGCATCCTCCTCGCACAGAACGTCACTGGTCATGTCGCCGACATGGCGCAGCAGACGATCGACAAGCAGGGTGCGGAGGTTACCGCGCTGGAGAAATTGGTCGCCACCGGAAACCCGGACGCCGCGAGCGCCGCGCCCTACAAGCCGGCAGCGATGGCGATGCACAGTGCTATGATGGCGGCGTCAGGTGCGGATATTTCCGACACGTGGATTCGAAAGATGCTGGAACATCACAAGGGCGCGATCGCCATGTCCGACATCGCTTTGGCTAATGGCGCTAGGGGCGCCGTTCGAGCGCAAATCGAGAAAACCAAGGCCGAGCAACAAAAGGAGATCGACCATATCGAAGGCATGCTGTCAGGCCAGCAGTTGGCAAGCGAGCCGACCGCGCCGGCAGTAGCGCCGGCCGCCAAGGAAAAGGCTCCTGCAGCAAAGCCTGCACCGGCGAAGGCCGCTCCGGTCAAGCCGAAGCCTGCCGAGCCCAAGGCTCCGACTCCTACGTGTTTGCCTGAGCATCGAGCCGCTGGACATTGCTAGCATCGGTAACTTGAAGTCGACGGGGTCATAGGCTTCGATCGGCATAGGCCGTTGACGGCCCCGGCGCGCACGCCGCCGGGGCCGTCTCCATCCAACGAGCAGGAACCTTCACCAGCCAATGCGAACCCATGTGATCGCCCGCAAGACGCACAAATGGCTGGGCCTGTTCATCGGGCTCCAGGTGGTAATCTGGTCGCTCAGCGGCCTCTAC encodes:
- the cueR gene encoding Cu(I)-responsive transcriptional regulator, which produces MNIGQASAQSGVSQRMIRHYEKIGLIPAPARRGSGYRDYGDKDVHTLRFIGRARDLGFPIEEIGKLLALWQDRSRASADVKALATARAEELKRKERAIHAMRRSLEALAGSCHGDDRPDCPILDDLESGQ
- a CDS encoding copper resistance system multicopper oxidase; the encoded protein is MSNSLALQRRTFLRAAALGGAGAGLAGIMPAWAQPVSAGLVRPLPTVSGTDIALTIGKVAVRVDGKVSRAVGVNGTVPAPLVRLKEGQKVRLRVQNTLDEESSIHWHGLLVPFAMDGVPGISFPGIMPRSTFEYEFEVIQSGTYWYHSHSAYQEEDGLYGPIVIDPAGADPVAYDREHVLVLSDHSPMTGATIYKKLKQMGGGYFNMQRLTLSGQLAGRDLTASERRDWAKMRMDPADISDVTGSTYDFTVNGFGPFDNWTGLFRAGERVRLRIINAAAQTNFNVRIPGLAMTVVQADGQNVRPVTVDEFQIGVAETYDVVVTPEDRAYSFVSEAIDRSGLGRATLAPREGMSAPVPPLRPRPVLTMKDMGMDMGGMDHGGMAGMDMPNSPNPAAVRGVDPSAEQNASRNLWKLTGWTGPATTGVAGTIAAGMAGTDHSAMGHGAAPAPTPVDHAAMGHGAPAGTAAPGGSMAGMDHGAGGMAHNMRDFSKAPQVDKNPGVQSISPMPTDRTGEPPVGLEGLGHRVLLYRDLVALNRNPDVRAPTRQMEIHLTGNMERYMWSFDGVKMSEPAEPIPFRLNERVRVTLVNDTMMPHPIHLHGHFFELVTGHGANGPRKHTVNVPPGGKMTFDVTADASGDWAFHCHNLYHMTAGMMRVVTVRPMTGDAQ
- a CDS encoding copper resistance protein B, translated to MTPPLKLALLAAAAAAIPATPAVAQHQGHAAQPKPAAPAQPVCLPEHAAMGHCTLAPAQKPEQPKPTAPAQPVCLPEHAAMGHCTLAPAPGPAQPKPATPAQPICLPEHAAMGHCTLAPAPAPAQPKLADPAQPACLPEHAAMGHCTLAPAGAVAGAEGTDLPAGNAPPPPVPTANAADAVYGSPAMEMGRHHLNEFHGGQKLFQVMANVAEAQIRKGRDGFEWDAEGWYGGDINRLWLKSEGEGAFGEGLEKAEVQVLYSHAVDPYFNIQGGLRYDFKPNPSRVYATIGFEGLAPSFFDVEGALFLSNKGEVMARLEGYYDQRITQRLVLQPRAELNFAAQSSRQIGVGSGLSDAEIGVRLRYDIRREFAPYLGIQYRRAFGRTRDYLRDAGEDAGGWSFLAGVRTWF
- a CDS encoding YybH family protein — protein: MKWPITIAAASLALLPATALAAPARNADTAAVIKVLGDYKAAIERLDGRGTERLFTPDSMIFETGGAEGNYANYLRHHLGPELKEFRSFKFSNYKVDVRFVGGAAVATETYGYRIETIKGEVAERLGVATSVLRKEKGRWRIVMMHNSARRPKPS
- a CDS encoding DUF2231 domain-containing protein, producing MSARHANSAERRNWIVRLLSAFAFLSLALALAEPATAHEKHKKKPEQAQQVQRQQPASAGGQVPAAEHTGAGHGQAGEMMDGMDMGMDRSSMSFAERLLDWFGRLHPMIVHFPIAFFPAALFTAVVGRRQPAFSAPVQFLVVAGGIFAPIAAIAGWFAGLGADPEAILTYHRWLGVAIGLAGAGLGVWAWRRPWEDRGGGMILALTVMTVAIAVQGFLGAGVTHGIEHLMF
- a CDS encoding DUF305 domain-containing protein, which translates into the protein MEQGHNEHGGMSRQMMHRHYLMFGLNMLISTVIMYVVMFEMIRGSGEFVQNINFFYMALTMAMPMGALMLLMMGSMYADKRLNLILYAALALIFILAFAAVRTQALVGDKQFVRSMIPHHSGAILMCNQASLRDPEIRQLCFAPTGIVASQEREIAQMKTLLKRL
- a CDS encoding DUF411 domain-containing protein; this encodes MTLTLSRRAFVGAAAGSLAAAACGSPRRTPPQAMTIYRDPSCGCCEAWAGIARQAGYEVRVVDHPDMPAIKRRYGVPDRLLSCHTSVVGNYAVEGHVPLVDVRRLLKARPAQIKGIAVPGMPIGSPGMESPDGTRQKFQVMAFDGGGRVSVFRG
- a CDS encoding DUF305 domain-containing protein, which gives rise to MKRMMFAGAASALVLMLSACGSRDEPANNVAAGHDMNAMADSGPFADSEMKMDQAMTAAVGVNAADSWVRKMIEHHKGAIDMSRILLAQNVTGHVADMAQQTIDKQGAEVTALEKLVATGNPDAASAAPYKPAAMAMHSAMMAASGADISDTWIRKMLEHHKGAIAMSDIALANGARGAVRAQIEKTKAEQQKEIDHIEGMLSGQQLASEPTAPAVAPAAKEKAPAAKPAPAKAAPVKPKPAEPKAPTPTCLPEHRAAGHC